A section of the Drosophila sechellia strain sech25 chromosome 3L, ASM438219v1, whole genome shotgun sequence genome encodes:
- the LOC6618340 gene encoding protein terminus: MARRTQSRYIFDIEDNFRVFRHQFFVNGARRADCTTCESRVPVSEPYHHHWRNDIENNRSYCIQIGSEEKNILKRIEDQAIEEFILCDGSIVARTNDFLLDAGMDAVPQLLRFLSFGTEKLEATVGFYVDVKKERMYYESSPLNIENHFDIGEAVDMIFSMLLEKISNYVLLHQKVPLEACVIRRMKVTVKRFCISPKSNSLKLPLQYRVKNATEVIGNGSNKHSFDLSQLSETYINQKDRNQHIPANLKINLYTFRVCSTSKELYAVPYLLRGDDVENTPTFIIQTDVVGDFQGLLQIRNIRKFLRVDTHDRVFECRQCQSHFVDRVHLALHKQIACGRNFMVWYMDKDAIELHENCLPLPKEYFKYEWVGLARKRI; the protein is encoded by the coding sequence ATGGCCCGTCGAACACAATCGCGCTATATCTTTGACATCGAGGATAACTTCCGAGTTTTTCGCCACCAGTTTTTCGTCAACGGTGCAAGGAGAGCGGATTGCACCACCTGTGAAAGTCGAGTGCCAGTCAGCGAACCATATCATCATCACTGGCGAAATGATATCGAAAACAATAGAAGCTATTGCATTCAAATTGGTTCGGAGGAAAAAAATATCCTGAAGAGGATCGAGGACCAGGCCATCGAAGAGTTTATCCTGTGTGATGGAAGCATTGTGGCCAGGACCAACGACTTTCTTCTGGATGCTGGGATGGATGCAGTTCCTCAACTGCTGCGATTTTTAAGTTTCGGTACCGAAAAATTGGAGGCAACAGTTGGATTCTACGTGGATGTGAAGAAGGAGCGAATGTACTACGAAAGCAGTCCGTTAAATATCGAAAACCATTTTGATATTGGTGAGGCGGTGGATATGATATTCTCCATGCTGCTGGAGAAGATCAGCAACTATGTGCTGCTCCATCAGAAGGTTCCACTGGAGGCGTGTGTCATCAGAAGGATGAAGGTGACGGTCAAGAGATTTTGCATCTCCCCTAAAAGCAATTCTCTGAAACTGCCTTTGCAGTACCGAGTAAAAAACGCAACAGAAGTCATTGGAAATGGAAGTAACAAACATTCCTTCGATTTATCACAGCTTTCTGAAACTTATATAAATCAAAAGGACCGAAATCAACATATTCCGGCTaatctaaaaataaacttGTACACTTTTCGGGTCTGCAGCACCTCCAAGGAATTATATGCAGTGCCATATCTGCTCCGTGGCGATGATGTCGAAAATACACCCACCTTCATTATTCAAACGGATGTAGTTGGTGATTTTCAAGGGTTACTTCAGATCCGAAATATTAGAAAGTTCCTGCGTGTGGATACCCATGATCGGGTATTCGAGTGCCGCCAGTGCCAATCCCACTTTGTGGACCGGGTGCACCTGGCGCTCCACAAGCAGATCGCCTGTGGCAGAAACTTTATGGTGTGGTACATGGACAAGGACGCCATCGAGTTGCACGAGAATTGCTTGCCTCTGCCAAAGGAGTACTTCAAATATGAGTGGGTCGGATTGGCAAGAAAGCGAATTTAG